In one window of Prosthecobacter fusiformis DNA:
- a CDS encoding ATP-binding response regulator — MTPPTIKFLLVDDLDANLLALEGLLRRDGLELLKARSGPEALELLLVHDVALALLDVQMAGMDGFELAELMRGTERTRRVPIIFLTAGAVDQQRRFRGYEAGAVDFIFKPIEAHILQSKAGIFFELAKQREALRQNAEEAHAASRAKDDFLAALSHELRTPLTPVLMSAASLQDDQRLPADVREQLAMMRRNIELEARLIDDLLDVTRISRGKLTIAPIPADIHELLRHSDDIIRSDGQDKNVQVDFELTAVRHHALADPTRLHQVFWNLLKNALKFSPAGGTVTVRTRNDAEDRLVLTVEDHGVGISPEALPHIFRAFEQGDVVGQHRFGGLGLGLAISQAIVEAHSGEIHADSPGVGQGATFMVALATVEAPAVAADTPAEPASLAPALRLLIVEDHEATRTMLARLLSKSGHRVTLASSIAEGLAAVALDHFDAVISDLGLPDGSGLDLMREIRRQRPVHGIALSGYGMEEDVRQTREAGFFAHLVKPVSIDQLRQLLAHIPQAVK, encoded by the coding sequence ATGACCCCCCCGACGATCAAGTTTCTGCTTGTGGATGATCTGGACGCCAACCTCCTGGCCCTGGAAGGTCTGCTGCGCCGGGATGGGTTGGAGCTTCTCAAGGCGCGCTCTGGGCCTGAGGCGTTGGAACTGCTGCTCGTTCACGATGTGGCGCTCGCCTTGCTGGATGTGCAGATGGCGGGTATGGATGGCTTTGAGCTGGCTGAACTGATGCGCGGCACCGAGCGCACCCGGCGCGTGCCGATCATCTTCCTCACCGCTGGCGCGGTGGATCAGCAGCGGCGCTTTCGCGGGTATGAAGCCGGTGCGGTGGATTTTATCTTCAAACCCATCGAAGCCCATATTTTGCAGAGCAAGGCCGGCATCTTTTTTGAACTGGCCAAGCAGCGCGAGGCTCTCCGCCAAAATGCCGAGGAAGCCCATGCCGCCAGCCGTGCGAAGGATGATTTTCTCGCTGCCCTGAGCCACGAACTGCGCACCCCGCTGACGCCTGTTTTGATGAGCGCGGCCTCCCTTCAGGACGATCAGCGGCTTCCTGCCGACGTGCGTGAACAGCTCGCCATGATGCGGCGTAACATTGAGCTGGAAGCGCGCCTCATCGACGATCTCCTTGACGTCACCCGCATCAGCCGTGGCAAGCTCACCATTGCCCCGATCCCCGCCGATATTCACGAACTCCTGCGGCACAGCGACGACATCATCCGCAGCGACGGACAGGATAAAAACGTGCAGGTGGACTTTGAACTCACAGCCGTGCGGCATCATGCGCTGGCCGATCCCACCCGTCTGCATCAAGTCTTCTGGAACCTGCTGAAAAACGCGCTCAAGTTTTCACCTGCCGGAGGGACCGTGACTGTGCGTACGCGTAACGATGCGGAGGACAGGCTGGTCTTGACGGTGGAAGACCACGGCGTCGGCATCAGCCCGGAGGCGCTGCCGCACATCTTCCGCGCCTTTGAGCAGGGGGATGTGGTCGGGCAGCACCGCTTTGGCGGACTTGGCCTGGGACTTGCCATTTCGCAGGCCATTGTGGAGGCTCACAGTGGGGAGATCCATGCCGACAGCCCCGGCGTTGGCCAGGGGGCCACCTTCATGGTTGCTCTGGCCACGGTGGAGGCGCCTGCAGTCGCGGCAGACACGCCGGCAGAACCCGCTTCATTGGCCCCGGCATTGCGCTTGCTCATTGTTGAGGACCATGAAGCGACTCGTACCATGCTCGCGCGCCTGCTTTCCAAAAGTGGCCATCGCGTCACACTTGCCAGTTCCATCGCCGAAGGTCTTGCCGCGGTTGCCCTGGATCATTTCGATGCTGTCATCAGCGACCTTGGCCTGCCGGATGGCAGCGGTCTGGACCTCATGCGGGAGATCCGCCGTCAGCGTCCCGTCCACGGCATCGCCCTCAGCGGGTATGGCATGGAAGAAGACGTCCGCCAGACCCGCGAGGCCGGCTTCTTCGCCCACCTCGTCAAGCCTGTCAGCATTGATCAACTCCGCCAGCTCCTCGCTCACATTCCTCAGGCGGTTAAGTGA
- the tsf gene encoding translation elongation factor Ts, which produces MAEISAKVVMALREKTNAAMMECKAALKEADGDLEKAEVILRKKGTIKAEKKADRQTKEGIIASYIHMAGRIGVLIEVNCETDFVARNEIFQAFVKDISLHIAAANPKFLAREEISEALIAKEREIAADQVKGKPEAIAEKIIQGKIDKIFSEQCLLEQAFIKNPDQTIGDFVKSKISELGENLVVRRFVRFAVGEDLSA; this is translated from the coding sequence ATGGCTGAAATCTCCGCTAAAGTTGTCATGGCCCTTCGTGAAAAAACGAATGCCGCCATGATGGAATGCAAAGCTGCCCTCAAGGAAGCCGATGGCGACCTGGAAAAGGCAGAAGTCATCCTTCGCAAGAAGGGCACCATCAAGGCCGAGAAAAAGGCCGACCGCCAGACCAAGGAAGGCATCATCGCCTCTTACATCCACATGGCAGGCCGCATCGGCGTGCTCATTGAGGTGAACTGCGAAACTGACTTCGTGGCCCGCAACGAAATCTTCCAGGCCTTCGTGAAGGACATCTCCCTCCACATCGCCGCTGCGAACCCTAAGTTCCTGGCTCGTGAAGAAATCTCCGAGGCCCTCATCGCCAAGGAACGCGAAATCGCTGCCGACCAGGTCAAGGGCAAGCCCGAAGCCATCGCTGAAAAGATCATTCAGGGTAAGATCGACAAAATCTTCTCTGAGCAGTGCCTCCTGGAGCAGGCCTTCATCAAGAACCCCGACCAGACCATCGGCGACTTCGTGAAGAGCAAGATCTCCGAGCTGGGTGAAAACCTCGTCGTTCGTCGCTTCGTGCGCTTCGCCGTGGGTGAAGACCTCTCCGCGTAA
- a CDS encoding chemotaxis protein CheB: MNHELASGKIKALVIGGSAGAVGALLAILPPLPRDYPLAVMVVVHLPPDPNSILATLLHGRCQIPVKEAEDKEPICAGTVYLAPPNYHLQVEPDFHLSLSQDEPVHFSRPSIDVLFETAADAYGDSLAGVVLTGASRDGARGLRAIGEAGGVVIVQTPASAEAATMPQAALDACPAARTLDLPELAAALQTDLVSAPT, encoded by the coding sequence ATGAACCACGAACTTGCCAGCGGAAAGATCAAGGCGCTCGTCATAGGCGGCTCGGCAGGTGCGGTGGGCGCGCTGCTGGCAATCTTGCCTCCATTGCCGCGCGATTATCCGCTGGCGGTGATGGTCGTCGTTCATCTCCCGCCCGACCCCAACAGCATCCTCGCCACGTTACTGCATGGTCGTTGTCAGATCCCGGTTAAAGAAGCTGAAGACAAGGAGCCCATCTGTGCTGGAACAGTCTATCTGGCACCTCCGAACTATCATCTGCAGGTCGAACCTGATTTTCATCTTTCGCTCTCGCAGGATGAGCCGGTGCATTTTTCCCGGCCTTCGATTGATGTCCTTTTTGAAACAGCCGCCGATGCCTATGGCGATTCACTTGCAGGTGTCGTGCTTACGGGGGCCAGTCGTGATGGCGCCCGGGGTTTGCGTGCGATTGGCGAAGCTGGTGGAGTGGTCATTGTACAGACGCCCGCAAGTGCTGAAGCTGCCACGATGCCGCAAGCGGCGCTTGACGCCTGCCCTGCGGCACGGACCCTTGATCTCCCCGAGCTCGCCGCTGCCTTGCAAACCGATCTCGTCTCCGCCCCGACATGA
- a CDS encoding response regulator: protein MTSKLVSSGNNRHASAGISLFIGLALVLVFFGTSATIAFFNISTLQKVTNDVSHTHEVTIALEDLVSFVKDAETGQRGYVITGEERYLEPYTFALAHIEERVEDVRKLTADNPDHQAQLPEIQAQIDLKLKELAESITVRRAEGFEAARAIVVSDRGKASMDRLRDRIVTMQQDERKLRKQRLEERDIAFRAAVQSGLVSALVGGLLAVVVSVLLRRTDQARWRQEWLQTGQAGLSAKLIGEQRLDVLGDNALQFLCEYLGAQAGAIFIEDGSKFRRCATYAVPSSASLPESFAPGDGLLGQAVKDARPFLVRDVPMGYLKIGSALGKNPPRHMLIAPALIDGGVNAVVELGFFEPVPEASIELLIRTAESIGVAVNSAKSRARILELLEETQRQSEEVQAQSEELRVSNEELEEQSQALQKTQSQLENQQAELEQTNLHLEAQARLLEAQKDDLVVAKLDLESQARVVEQASQYKSAFLANMSHELRTPLNSSLILSQLLAENRHGNLTEEQIKYARTIQSSGNDLLALINDVLDLSKIEAGRMDLTPQRINITQLLETLRSQFEPVASNRGLALQLTIAPKAPQSIETDPHRLEQVLRNLLSNALKFTEKGEVAMEVAAAAQGRVSFAVRDTGIGIEAEQQRLIFEPFCQADGTTSRKYGGTGLGLSISRELARLLGGEIVLTSQIGRGSVFTVILPQTLKAAAPEAEPAPVTYEPASTPSPASLRPSAPSAPSKPVTLQQIVADDREKLSSSKQMILVIEDDASFAEILTHLAHEQNFQCLVTSSAHEALELAREHLPSAVVLDVGLPDGSGLFVLDRLKHDARTRHIPVHVVSGSDYAEKALAMGAAGYMLKPVPREKLADAFQALEKRLTHRLRRVLVVEDDPIQLGALCSLLSSREVEAIGAQDAAGCLEQLQGDTFDCMVLDLSLPDASGFALLEKISADESYPFPPVIIYTGRELSADEEQRLRRYSKSIIVKGAKSPERLLDEVALFLHQVVSELPAEQQRMIEKARSREAALEGRRVLLAEDDVRNIFALTSLLEPLGLILEIARNGREALEALERTRDSQTPIDLVLMDIMMPEMDGLTAMRAIREKPEWKKLPIIALTAKAMPADQQQCLAAGANDYLAKPLNVEKLLSLVRVWMPR, encoded by the coding sequence ATGACTTCGAAGCTCGTCTCCTCCGGAAACAACCGGCACGCCTCGGCCGGCATCTCATTATTCATTGGCCTGGCTTTGGTTTTAGTCTTTTTCGGCACCAGCGCGACGATCGCGTTCTTCAATATCAGCACCCTGCAAAAGGTAACCAACGATGTCTCCCACACTCATGAGGTGACCATAGCCCTCGAAGATCTCGTTTCGTTTGTGAAAGACGCCGAGACAGGGCAGAGAGGCTACGTCATCACCGGTGAAGAAAGGTATCTTGAACCTTATACATTCGCCCTTGCCCATATTGAGGAACGGGTGGAGGACGTCAGAAAACTGACCGCTGATAACCCGGACCATCAGGCCCAGCTTCCGGAGATCCAGGCCCAGATTGACCTCAAGCTGAAGGAGCTGGCCGAATCCATCACCGTGCGGCGTGCAGAGGGTTTTGAAGCTGCGCGTGCTATCGTGGTGTCGGATCGTGGCAAGGCCTCAATGGACAGGCTGCGGGATCGCATTGTGACCATGCAGCAGGACGAGCGCAAGCTGCGGAAACAACGCCTCGAAGAGAGGGATATCGCCTTTCGGGCGGCGGTGCAAAGCGGGCTGGTGTCAGCTCTCGTGGGGGGGCTCCTCGCCGTGGTCGTCAGTGTCCTGCTGCGCCGGACGGATCAGGCACGGTGGAGGCAGGAGTGGCTGCAGACCGGGCAGGCAGGTCTGAGCGCCAAGCTCATTGGCGAACAGCGTCTGGATGTGCTTGGGGACAATGCTTTGCAATTTCTGTGCGAATATCTCGGGGCCCAGGCTGGGGCCATTTTCATTGAAGATGGCAGTAAGTTTCGCCGCTGCGCGACCTATGCGGTGCCTTCATCGGCCAGCTTGCCGGAGAGCTTTGCACCGGGTGACGGCCTGCTTGGCCAAGCCGTCAAGGATGCACGTCCTTTCCTCGTTCGGGACGTTCCAATGGGGTATCTTAAAATTGGTTCGGCACTTGGGAAAAATCCACCGCGCCACATGCTCATTGCTCCTGCTCTCATCGATGGCGGAGTCAATGCGGTTGTGGAACTGGGCTTCTTCGAGCCCGTGCCCGAGGCTTCCATTGAACTGCTGATTCGCACCGCAGAATCCATTGGCGTGGCGGTCAATTCCGCCAAGTCCAGAGCCCGCATTTTGGAGTTGCTGGAAGAAACCCAGCGCCAGTCTGAGGAGGTGCAGGCGCAGAGCGAGGAACTGCGCGTCTCCAACGAGGAATTGGAGGAGCAGAGCCAGGCCCTTCAGAAAACGCAGTCACAACTGGAAAACCAACAGGCCGAACTGGAGCAGACCAACCTGCATCTCGAAGCGCAGGCGCGGCTGCTCGAAGCGCAAAAAGACGATCTCGTGGTGGCCAAGCTGGACCTGGAAAGCCAGGCGCGCGTGGTTGAACAGGCCAGCCAGTACAAGTCAGCCTTCCTTGCCAACATGTCCCACGAGCTGCGCACGCCGCTCAATTCTTCGCTCATCCTCTCCCAGCTTCTGGCAGAAAATCGCCACGGCAATCTCACGGAAGAACAGATCAAATACGCGCGCACCATCCAGAGCTCCGGCAATGACCTGCTCGCCCTGATCAATGATGTTCTCGACCTTTCGAAGATCGAAGCAGGCCGCATGGACCTGACGCCGCAGCGCATCAACATCACTCAGTTGCTGGAAACCTTGCGCAGCCAGTTTGAACCGGTCGCGTCCAATCGAGGTCTGGCCCTTCAGCTGACCATCGCACCTAAAGCTCCGCAAAGCATAGAAACGGATCCGCATCGCCTGGAGCAGGTGCTTCGCAATCTTTTGTCCAATGCGCTGAAGTTTACTGAGAAGGGCGAAGTGGCGATGGAAGTTGCCGCCGCCGCCCAGGGTCGTGTATCGTTTGCTGTCCGGGATACCGGCATCGGTATTGAGGCCGAGCAGCAGCGCCTCATTTTTGAACCGTTTTGCCAGGCGGACGGAACGACCAGCCGCAAATATGGCGGCACCGGTCTTGGCCTGTCCATCTCACGGGAGCTGGCACGGCTGCTTGGGGGCGAAATAGTGCTCACGAGCCAGATCGGTCGTGGCAGCGTATTCACCGTCATTCTGCCCCAGACCCTCAAAGCCGCTGCTCCTGAGGCTGAACCCGCGCCTGTCACCTACGAGCCAGCGTCCACACCTTCCCCTGCTTCTCTTCGGCCGTCTGCGCCATCCGCCCCCTCCAAGCCAGTCACGTTGCAGCAAATCGTGGCCGATGATCGGGAAAAGCTCAGCAGTTCCAAGCAAATGATTCTGGTGATCGAGGATGATGCTAGCTTTGCGGAGATCCTCACCCACCTAGCCCATGAGCAGAATTTCCAGTGTCTCGTGACGTCCAGTGCCCACGAGGCACTGGAACTGGCCCGGGAGCACCTGCCTAGCGCCGTGGTGCTGGATGTCGGGCTTCCCGATGGCTCGGGTCTTTTTGTGCTCGACCGGCTCAAGCACGATGCGCGCACGCGACACATCCCGGTGCATGTTGTGTCAGGCAGCGACTATGCGGAGAAGGCGCTTGCGATGGGAGCGGCCGGCTACATGCTCAAGCCGGTCCCGCGTGAGAAACTCGCCGATGCCTTTCAGGCGCTGGAAAAACGGCTTACACATCGGCTGCGGCGGGTGTTGGTGGTAGAGGATGATCCCATCCAGCTCGGCGCGCTTTGCTCCCTTCTTTCTTCCCGCGAGGTCGAGGCCATTGGCGCGCAGGATGCCGCAGGCTGCTTGGAGCAACTTCAGGGGGATACCTTTGACTGCATGGTGCTGGATCTTAGCCTGCCAGATGCCAGCGGTTTTGCGCTCTTGGAAAAAATCAGTGCTGACGAGTCTTATCCTTTCCCGCCTGTGATCATCTACACCGGCCGAGAACTGAGCGCCGATGAAGAACAGCGCCTGCGTCGTTACTCCAAATCCATCATTGTCAAAGGGGCCAAATCGCCGGAACGGCTGCTTGATGAAGTTGCTCTTTTCCTTCACCAAGTCGTTTCCGAACTGCCTGCCGAGCAGCAGCGGATGATCGAAAAAGCGCGAAGCCGCGAAGCCGCGTTGGAAGGTCGGCGTGTGCTTCTGGCCGAAGACGATGTACGCAATATCTTCGCCCTCACCAGCCTGCTGGAGCCGTTGGGCCTGATTCTTGAGATCGCCCGGAATGGCCGCGAGGCGCTGGAAGCACTAGAGCGCACACGCGATTCGCAGACGCCAATCGATCTCGTATTGATGGATATTATGATGCCTGAAATGGACGGCCTGACCGCGATGCGCGCCATCCGGGAGAAACCGGAGTGGAAGAAGCTGCCAATCATTGCACTAACGGCCAAAGCCATGCCGGCTGATCAGCAACAATGCCTGGCTGCAGGTGCCAACGATTACCTGGCCAAACCTCTCAATGTGGAAAAACTGCTCTCCCTCGTGCGGGTGTGGATGCCAAGATGA
- the rpsB gene encoding 30S ribosomal protein S2, which translates to MSQALAELVEAGVHFGHQTKRWNPKMKPFILDSRNQIHILNIEETLKQIDTAAEFLSELARKNKRILFVGCKRQAQEAIREAAEACGQFYVNHRWLGGTLTNLETIRKSVARLAYLEEIEKKPEFKLMSKKELASLNRERIKLERNLRGVRGMDKYPDAVVIVDSAREHIAVHEARRLGIPIVALVDTNADPDKVDYPIAANDDAIRSIRIILQKLIDPVITATAELKK; encoded by the coding sequence ATGTCCCAAGCACTCGCAGAACTCGTCGAAGCCGGAGTCCATTTCGGTCACCAAACCAAGCGTTGGAACCCGAAGATGAAGCCTTTCATCCTGGATTCCCGCAATCAGATCCACATCCTCAACATCGAGGAGACCCTCAAGCAGATCGACACGGCTGCTGAATTCCTTTCCGAACTCGCCCGCAAAAACAAGCGCATCCTCTTCGTCGGCTGCAAACGTCAGGCCCAGGAAGCCATCCGCGAAGCTGCTGAAGCCTGCGGCCAGTTCTACGTCAACCATCGCTGGCTCGGCGGTACTCTCACGAACCTCGAAACCATCCGCAAGAGCGTCGCCCGCCTCGCTTATCTGGAAGAGATCGAGAAGAAGCCTGAGTTCAAGCTCATGTCCAAAAAGGAGCTCGCCAGCCTTAACCGCGAGCGTATCAAGCTGGAGCGCAACCTTCGTGGCGTTCGCGGCATGGACAAGTATCCTGATGCCGTCGTCATCGTGGACTCCGCTCGTGAGCACATCGCCGTTCATGAAGCCCGCCGCCTCGGCATCCCGATCGTCGCCCTCGTGGACACCAATGCCGACCCGGACAAAGTGGACTACCCCATCGCCGCCAACGACGATGCCATCCGCTCCATCCGCATCATCCTGCAGAAGCTGATCGACCCCGTCATCACCGCCACTGCTGAGCTCAAGAAGTAA
- a CDS encoding CheR family methyltransferase, with the protein MKTDTAETESIELSLLVEAIFQKYHYDFRDYSEASLKRRLVHARERFACKTFSALQERVLHDSEVLPEMLNYLTVQVSEMFRDPDYFKALREQVVPHLRTYPSLKVWIAGCSSGEELYSMVILFREEGLEERTIFYATDINTDALKKAEAGVYDLERIPLFTSNHQRGGGKSSLSDYYTTAYGAAVFDKSLRKRTVFSDHSLVSDAVFAEAQLVSCRNVLIYFNRELQDRAVGLFKDSLVRKGFLGLGSKESLHFSAHAEDFQEFARNERIYQKRG; encoded by the coding sequence ATGAAAACGGATACCGCCGAGACCGAAAGCATCGAATTGAGCCTGCTTGTGGAAGCCATCTTCCAAAAGTATCATTACGACTTTCGTGACTATTCGGAGGCGTCTCTCAAGCGCCGTCTCGTGCATGCGCGCGAACGCTTTGCTTGTAAAACTTTCTCGGCTCTCCAGGAGCGCGTTCTGCACGACAGTGAAGTGCTGCCGGAAATGCTCAATTATCTCACTGTCCAGGTCAGCGAAATGTTCCGTGACCCGGACTATTTTAAGGCCCTCCGGGAGCAGGTGGTGCCGCATCTCCGCACGTATCCATCGCTGAAGGTCTGGATCGCGGGCTGCAGTTCAGGCGAGGAGCTTTATTCGATGGTCATTCTTTTTCGAGAAGAAGGACTCGAGGAACGGACCATTTTTTATGCAACTGATATCAACACAGATGCGCTGAAAAAAGCTGAGGCAGGAGTGTATGATCTGGAGCGGATTCCGCTCTTCACTTCCAATCATCAGCGTGGAGGGGGGAAGTCATCGCTTTCTGATTATTACACCACCGCCTACGGTGCCGCTGTCTTTGATAAATCGCTGCGCAAACGCACCGTCTTTTCGGATCACAGCCTGGTGTCCGATGCTGTCTTTGCCGAGGCGCAGCTCGTCTCCTGCCGTAACGTACTAATCTATTTCAACCGAGAGCTGCAGGATCGTGCGGTGGGGCTTTTTAAGGACTCGCTCGTGCGCAAAGGTTTCCTCGGCTTGGGCTCCAAAGAAAGTCTGCACTTCTCGGCTCACGCGGAGGATTTTCAGGAATTTGCCCGCAACGAACGCATTTATCAAAAACGCGGATGA
- a CDS encoding sulfite exporter TauE/SafE family protein, which yields MFRSKVFTLWFIGMLIIWAGLFYSFSDLSFLFSHLHYPVIMVLGAFVAGLTPEGGGAVAFPVLSVFFNIDRVIARDFSLMIQSVGMTSASIFILSHRDSVLRAYKPMLYFIPVAFVGFVIGMMTLQTMPVYIIQALFLSLITTFAIAYIYSSHRGTRTSLEFKGGWDTFYLGVILLVAGMCASLFGTGADIILYTLLVTRFSMNEKVATHLSIMIMAAMSVLGYAYRHFVDAGLTSDQIGTWLCAYPVVLFMAPFGSYILHKMNVEWMLRGVVLLNVGQLLYFNINKPSVEKFIASGIFCIVLMFVFAVTLSRLAKKSRLEDASLPQPEEA from the coding sequence ATGTTTCGCAGCAAAGTCTTCACTTTATGGTTCATCGGCATGCTCATCATTTGGGCAGGGCTGTTTTATTCCTTCTCGGATCTGTCGTTTCTGTTTTCTCATCTGCATTATCCGGTCATCATGGTCCTGGGGGCCTTTGTCGCGGGATTGACTCCTGAAGGAGGTGGGGCGGTGGCATTCCCGGTGCTCAGCGTATTCTTCAATATCGACCGCGTCATCGCCCGTGATTTCAGTCTGATGATTCAAAGCGTCGGCATGACCAGCGCCAGCATCTTCATCCTCAGTCATCGGGATAGTGTGCTGCGGGCTTACAAGCCCATGCTGTATTTTATTCCTGTGGCCTTTGTAGGTTTTGTCATTGGCATGATGACCTTGCAGACGATGCCGGTTTATATCATCCAGGCATTGTTCCTCAGCCTCATCACCACATTCGCGATCGCATACATTTATAGCAGCCATCGAGGCACCAGGACTTCGTTGGAGTTCAAAGGCGGTTGGGATACCTTTTATCTCGGAGTTATTCTGCTGGTTGCAGGCATGTGCGCCAGCCTCTTCGGGACCGGTGCAGACATCATTCTCTATACTTTGTTAGTCACGCGTTTCAGCATGAATGAAAAGGTGGCCACCCACCTCAGCATCATGATCATGGCTGCGATGAGTGTCCTGGGATATGCCTACCGTCACTTTGTGGATGCAGGACTCACCAGTGACCAGATCGGAACTTGGTTGTGCGCCTATCCCGTGGTTCTCTTCATGGCACCTTTTGGGTCCTACATTCTCCACAAGATGAACGTGGAATGGATGCTGCGTGGAGTTGTCCTTCTCAATGTCGGTCAGTTGCTCTACTTTAACATCAACAAGCCCTCTGTGGAGAAGTTCATCGCCTCCGGCATCTTCTGCATCGTCCTCATGTTCGTCTTTGCCGTGACTCTCTCCCGCCTGGCCAAAAAGAGCCGACTTGAGGATGCCTCGTTGCCCCAGCCCGAGGAGGCTTGA